One window from the genome of Dasypus novemcinctus isolate mDasNov1 chromosome 26, mDasNov1.1.hap2, whole genome shotgun sequence encodes:
- the LOC101439478 gene encoding serine protease 44-like, whose amino-acid sequence MASPGVLLGGGSPRLLLWLLLLQPRLGQAPAVGRGRGRAWPPERRAGGSAPFPTGLSAPAAVQDCGHRSRIVGGRPATAKRWPWQVSLQVDNSHVCGGSLIAHQWVMTAAHCIFGHLDYTVKLGDTHMRHKASTAVAVPALDIVSHQYFNVFSLREDIALVLLEFPVTYSPHIQPVCLPEKSFQVASGTECWVTGWGRLVDKGSGPGASELQEVKQTIIHGEKCDEMFQERLRTSRKLVQKGMICGQYHGGETPCKGDSGGPLVCEYNNTWIQVGIVSWGIGCGHRGFPAVYSDVRYFREWVVTLLSQASSLDPVALLTFGLSLVLPLGTLVTP is encoded by the exons ATGGCGTCCCCGGGCGTCCTCCTGGGCGGCGGCTCCCCGCGCCTCCTGCTCTGGCTGCTGCTCCTGCAGCCCCGGCTCGGCCAGGCGCCCGCCGTGGGCAGAGGCCGTGGCCGCGCGTGGCCCCCCGAGAGGAGGGCGGGCGGCTCAGCGCCCTTCCCCACGGGGCTCTCTGCGCCAGCAG CCGTTCAAGATTGTGGCCATCGGAGTAGAATAGTTGGTGGAAGACCAGCGACAGCGAAGAGGTGGCCCTGGCAGGTGAGCCTGCAGGTGGATAATTCACACGTGTGTGGAGGATCCCTCATTGCCCATCAGTGGGTGATGACCGCGGCCCACTGCATATTTGG CCACCTGGACTACACAGTGAAGCTGGGAGACACGCACATGCGTCATAAAGCTAGTACGGCGGTTGCGGTCCCGGCTCTAGACATCGTTTCCCACCAGTactttaatgttttttctttgaGAGAAGACATTGCTCTCGTTCTCCTCGAGTTCCCTGTGACCTACTCCCCGCACATCCAGCCTGTGTGCCTCCCGGAAAAGTCCTTCCAGGTGGCAAGCGGGACAGAGTGCTGGGTGACAGGATGGGGCCGCCTGGTAGACAAAG gttCAGGTCCAGGAGCATCTGAGCTTCAAGAAGTGAAGCAAACCATTATTCATGGTGAGAAATGTGATGAGATGTTTCAGGAAAGGTTAAGAACATCGAGAAAGCTGGTGCAGAAAGGGATGATCTGTGGCCAGTACCACGGGGGCGAAACCCCCTGCAAG gGAGATTCTGGGGGCCCCCTGGTCTGTGAATATAACAACACCTGGATCCAGGTGGGCATTGTGAGCTGGGGCATTGGCTGCGGTCACAGAGGATTTCCTGCAGTTTATTCGGATGTTAGGTACTTCAGGGAATGGGTCGTTACTCTCTTGAGTCAGGCTTCCTCCCTGGACCCAGTGGCTTTGCTCACCTTCGGCCTGTCACTGGTGCTGCCCCTGGGCACCCTGGTGACCCCGTGA